From a single Rosa rugosa chromosome 7, drRosRugo1.1, whole genome shotgun sequence genomic region:
- the LOC133721093 gene encoding protein root UVB sensitive 5 — MPCCGLQLSLPIYAFDSSRKTANFRPCHSRIACSSSSQSGIRKDDDDDIENQVDNGRNRGQPQPHVVLVERYGNGTAKRYVVEDELQVQTFVEEPSSKANTSQSSHFSNTELSWLPDIVKDFILPAGFPGSVSDDYLLYMLLQFPTNVTAWICHTLVTSSLLKAVGVGSFSGSTAAASAAAIRWVSKDGIGAVGRLFIGGRFGNLFDDDPKQWRLYADFIGSAGSIFDLTTPLYPAYFLPLASLGNLTKAVARGLKDPSFRVIQSHFAISGNLGDVAAKEEVWEVTAQLLGLGLGILFLDTPGLVRSYPILVATWMAMRLLHLWLRYQSLSVLQFNSINLKRACILVKSHVLHSIVPGIVSCNKEENILLWPRFMTPRITFGVPLEEMIFGEKSAPMVKALLKLYSKEKYILVVNQQKSDFEVFVSFKVGASSMSVLRSLWQAYWLHENWNSSSIALEQLAQSRLEMEDRFEDFIQQLNGVGWDTLQINLKVPKQISLDELYPI, encoded by the exons ATGCCTTGTTGCGGTTTACAGCTATCCCTCCCCATTTATGCTTTCGATTCTTCTAGAAAGACTGCGAACTTCAGACCTTGCCACTCTCGAATCGCGTGCTCCTCCTCTTCTCAATCTGGCATTCGCAAAGATGATGATGACGACATTGAAAACCAGGTCGATAATGGAAG GAACCGAGGCCAGCCTCAGCCGCATGTGGTCTTGGTAGAGAGATATGGAAATGGCACTGCTAAGAG GTATGTGGTAGAAGATGAACTGCAAGTACAGACATTTGTAGAGGAACCTAGTTCAAAGGCTAATACATCTCAGAGCTCGCATTTCTCCAATACTGAGTTATCGTGGCTTCCCGATATTGTTAAAGATTTTATCCTTCCTGCAGGCTTCCCAG GATCAGTTTCTGATGATTATTTATTGTACATGTTGTTACAGTTCCCTACCAATGTTACCGCATGGATTTGTCACACTTTAGTCACCTCAAGTCTACTAAAG GCTGTTGGTGTTGGCTCTTTCTCTGGCAGTACTGCTGCTGCTTCGGCTGCTGCCATCAG ATGGGTTTCGAAAGATGGAATAGGAGCTGTTGGACGCTTATTTATCG GTGGGCGATTTGGGAATCTTTTTGATGATGATCCAAAGCAGTGGCGCTTATATGCAGACTTCATTGGCAGTGCAGGAAG CATTTTTGATCTTACTACACCGTTGTATCCTGCCTATTTCCTGCCATTGGCATCTCTTGGAAACCTTACCAAG GCTGTTGCTAGAGGACTAAAAGATCCTTCATTCCGTGTGATTCAAAGTCATTTTGCAATTTCGGGAAATCTGGGAGATGTAGCAGCAAAG GAAGAAGTTTGGGAAGTAACCGCTCAGCTGCTTGGCCTTGGTTTGGGCATACTTTTTCTG GATACACCTGGCCTTGTAAGATCATACCCAATTCTGGTAGCTACATGGATGGCCATGCGGCTTCTGCACCTCTGGTTACGCTATCAATCTCTATCAGTTCTCCAATTTAACTCG ATAAATCTTAAGCGTGCTTGTATATTGGTAAAATCGCACGTATTACACTCTATCGTTCCTG GTATCGTTAGTTGCAATAAGGAAGAAAACATATTATTGTGGCCAAGATTCATGACACCCCGAATTACATTTGGTGTGCCCTTGGAAGAGATGATTTTTGGGGAGAAATCTGCTCCGATG GTTAAGGCACTTCTGAAACTATATTCAAAGGAGAAGTATATTCTTGTAGTGAACCAACAAAAAAGTGACTTTGAGGTCTTTGTGTCATTTAAG GTGGGAGCTTCAAGTATGTCAGTTTTACGAAGTTTGTGGCAAGCTTATTGGTTACATGAGAACTGGAATAGCTCAAGTATTGCCCTCGAACAGCTTGCACAAAGCCGTTTGGAGATGGAGGATAGGTTTGAGGACTTCATCCAACAGTTGAATGGAGTTGGATGGGATACACTTCAAATTAACTTGAAGGTCCCCAAGCAAATTTCCCTCGATGAATTGTACCCTATTTGA
- the LOC133721510 gene encoding E3 ubiquitin-protein ligase AIRP2 isoform X2 — MRKSFKDSLKALEADIQFANTLASDYPREYDGACLQMRLSYSPAAQFFLFLIQWTDCHLAGALGLLRILIYRAYEDGKTTMSIHERKASLKEFYSVIFPSLLQLQRGMTDVEERKQKEICSKYKRRDETDKGKLSEIELEREEECGICMEMNGKVVLPNCSHSLCIKCYRN, encoded by the exons ATGCGAAAGTCTTTTAAGGATTCGCTTAAGGCGCTTGAAGCTGATATTCAGTTTGCCAATACTct GGCGTCTGATTATCCAAGAGAATATGATGGGGCTTGCCTCCAAATGAGATTATCATACAGCCCCGCCGCTCAattctttctgtttcttattCAGTGGACTGATTGTCACCTTGCCGGTGCCTTAGGATTGCTTAGAATTCTTATATACAGG GCATATGAGGATGGGAAGACCACCATGTCAATTCATGAAAGAAAAGCTAGTTTAAAAGAGTTCTACA GTGTAATATTTCCCTCATTATTGCAACTTCAAAGGGGAATGACTGATGTAGAAGAGCGGAAACAGAAAGAAATCTGTTCCAAGTACAAGAGAAGAGATGAGACGGACAAAGGAAAGCTCTCCGAAATTGAGTTGGAGCGAGAAGAAGAATGTGGTATTTGTATGGAGATGAACGGCAAGGTCGTATTGCCCAATTGCAGTCACTCTTTGTGTATAAAGTGCTATCGGAACTG A
- the LOC133722575 gene encoding vacuolar cation/proton exchanger 3-like, with protein sequence MASNQEPWLLENGNPKGLTKEHRKRSAHNRSSSSLRKKSDRTLISKIQCSLLRQFLANLQEVILGTKLSVLFPAIPAAILADSFGFGRPWVFALSLIGLMPLAERVSFLTEQIAFFTGPTVGGLLNATCGNATELIIAIFALSQHKITVVKYSLLGSILSNLLLVLGTSLFCGGIANLRREQKYDRRQADVNSLMLLLALLCHLLPLLFTFAAGESVATADPTLHLSRASSIVMLIAYAAYIVFQLWTHRELFEAQEESDDDDVAEEEAAVIGFWSGFVWLVGMTGIIALLSEYIVGTIEEASDSWGLSVSFISIILLPIVGNAAEHAGAVIFAFKNKLDITLGVALGSATQIAMFVVPFCVIVAWIMGINMDLNFSLLETGSLALSILATAFTLQDGTSHYLKGLILLLCYIIIGACFFVSQSPLNGPNSVNLRLKTTAGAVFGA encoded by the exons ATGGCTTCAAACCAAGAACCATGGCTGTTGGAAAATGGCAACCCCAAAGGCCTAACTAAGGAGCACCGGAAGAGGTCCGCTCACAACAGGTCCTCCTCTTCACTGAGGAAGAAGTCTGATCGTACGCTTATCTCGAAAATTCAATGTTCACTTCTTAGACAATTCCTGGCCAATCTCCAGGAGGTTATTTTGGGTACCAAACTCTCGGTTCTATTCCCGGCCATCCCGGCAGCCATTTTGGCGGACTCTTTTGGCTTTGGAAGA CCTTGGGTCTTCGCGCTGAGCCTCATTGGACTAATGCCACTAGCAGAACGTGTTAGTTTTCTCACAGA ACAGATTGCTTTTTTCACCGGTCCAACAG TGGGAGGGCTTCTTAACGCGACATGTGGCAACGCCACCGAGCTGATTATAGCTATCTTTGCTCTGAGCCAACACAAAATCACAGTAGTGAAGTACTCCCTTCTGGGATCGATACTCTCCAACCTTCTGTTGGTCCTCGGCACCTCCCTCTTCTGCGGTGGTATTGCCAACCTCAGAAGGGAACAAAAATATGACAGA AGACAAGCTGATGTGAACTCATTGATGCTGCTGCTGGCGCTGCTGTGTCACTTGCTGCCACTGCTCTTCACGTTCGCCGCAGGGGAGTCCGTGGCTACCGCAGACCCCACGCTTCATCTGTCGAGAGCTAGCAGCATTGTCATGCTGATTGCTTACGCTGCCTACATTGTCTTCCAGCTCTGGACTCACCGCGAGTTATTTGAAGCTCAGGAG GAAtcggatgatgatgatgttgccGAGGAAGAAGCGGCTGTGATTGGATTCTGGAGTGGTTTTGTGTGGTTGGTGGGAATGACTGGAATCATAGCTTTGTTGTCTGAGTATATAGTGGGAACAATTGAG GAAGCATCCGATTCTTGGGGGTTGTCTGTGAGCTTCATCAGCATAATCCTTCTACCTATTGTTGGAAATGCAGCAGAACATGCAGGAGCTGTCATTTTTGCTTTCAAGAACAAGCTG GATATAACTCTTGGTGTTGCATTGGGTTCTGCAACTCAAATTGCCATGTTTGTG GTTCCATTTTGTGTCATTGTAGCTTGGATTATGGGTATTAACATGGATCTCAATTTCAGTCTCCTTGAGACTGGCTCTCTAGCTTTATCAATCCTAGCCACAGCCTTCACATTGCAG GATGGTACTTCTCACTACCTGAAAGGACTGATTCTTCTGCTGTGCTACATTATTATTGGAGCCTGTTTTTTTGTATCTCAATCTCCACTTA ATGGACCAAACAGTGTCAATCTGAGACTTAAAACTACAGCTGGAGCAGTCTTTGGAGCTTAA
- the LOC133722229 gene encoding high mobility group B protein 1-like, protein MRAAKAKAGARALKPVDDGRVGKRKAAAAPVDKSSKGKAKQTKKAKKDPNKPKRPPSAFFVFLGQFREEFKKKNPNVKGVAAVGKAGGEKWRSLSDAEKAPYEAESAKAKTEYEKQLKIYDKKQSAPDDGDEESERSRSEVHDEDDEASGEEAQPKAEEAEEEEVDDEDEGEDEGEEEEDDD, encoded by the exons ATGAGGGCTGCCAAGGCTAAGGCGGGAGCAAGAGCCCTGAAACCTGTCGATGATGG GAGAGTTGGGAAACGAAAGGCTGCTGCTGCTCCAGTTGATAAGAGTAGCAAAGGAAAGGCCAAGCAGACGAAGAAGGCCAAGAAAGACCCCAACAAGCCTAAGAGGCCACCTAGTGCCTTTTTTGTGTTCCT TGGTCAGTTCagggaagagttcaagaaaaaGAACCCTAATGTGAAAGGGGTAGCAGCT GTTGGAAAAGCTGGAGGAGAAAAGTGGAGATCCCTGTCTGATGCT gaaaaagctCCATATGAAGCTGAGTCTGCAAAAGCGAAGACTGAGTATGAAAAGCAGCTGAAAATCTATGACAAAAAGCAG AGTGCACCtgatgatggtgatgaagaGTCAGAGAGGTCAAGATCTGAAGTGCATGATGAAGACGATGAGGCTAGTGGGGAG GAGGCGCAGCCAAAAGCGGAGGAagcagaggaggaagaggtggaTGACGAAGATGAAGGGGAGGACGAGggtgaagaagaggaagatgacgACTGA
- the LOC133721510 gene encoding E3 ubiquitin-protein ligase AIRP2 isoform X1 translates to MRKSFKDSLKALEADIQFANTLASDYPREYDGACLQMRLSYSPAAQFFLFLIQWTDCHLAGALGLLRILIYRAYEDGKTTMSIHERKASLKEFYSVIFPSLLQLQRGMTDVEERKQKEICSKYKRRDETDKGKLSEIELEREEECGICMEMNGKVVLPNCSHSLCIKCYRNWRTRSQSCPFCRDSLKRVDSCELWIYTGNNEIVDMSAISRENLKRLFIYIDKLPPLVPKHGVVSYDLYR, encoded by the exons ATGCGAAAGTCTTTTAAGGATTCGCTTAAGGCGCTTGAAGCTGATATTCAGTTTGCCAATACTct GGCGTCTGATTATCCAAGAGAATATGATGGGGCTTGCCTCCAAATGAGATTATCATACAGCCCCGCCGCTCAattctttctgtttcttattCAGTGGACTGATTGTCACCTTGCCGGTGCCTTAGGATTGCTTAGAATTCTTATATACAGG GCATATGAGGATGGGAAGACCACCATGTCAATTCATGAAAGAAAAGCTAGTTTAAAAGAGTTCTACA GTGTAATATTTCCCTCATTATTGCAACTTCAAAGGGGAATGACTGATGTAGAAGAGCGGAAACAGAAAGAAATCTGTTCCAAGTACAAGAGAAGAGATGAGACGGACAAAGGAAAGCTCTCCGAAATTGAGTTGGAGCGAGAAGAAGAATGTGGTATTTGTATGGAGATGAACGGCAAGGTCGTATTGCCCAATTGCAGTCACTCTTTGTGTATAAAGTGCTATCGGAACTG GCGGACACGCTCTCAGTCCTGCCCCTTCTGCCGAGACAGCCTCAAAAGAGTTGACTCATGTGAACTTTGGATCTACACTGGCAACAATGAGATTGTTGACATGTCTGCAATCTCTAGGGAGAATTTGAAAAGACTATTTATCTACATTGATAAGCTGCCTCCTCTTGTTCCAAAGCATGGGGTTGTTTCTTATGACCTTTATCGATAA
- the LOC133723367 gene encoding probable envelope ADP,ATP carrier protein, chloroplastic has product MTEDHPILSWRPIPALTLTASHSHSHSLDHDPLWKTAHLTYGVSTAAGTGIRCKFACLSVAEKREQHKEFAPSAAQLLKHPLAIIACVPKDVALFCAGAVAGAAAKTVTAPLDRIKILMQTHGVRVGQASAKKAIGFVEAVAMIGKEEGLKGYWKGNLPQVIRIIPYSAVQLFAYEAYKKFFTGKDGELSLLGRLAAGACAGMTSTFVTYPLDVLRLRLAVEPGCRTMTEIALNMLREEGFASFYYGLGPSLIGIAPYIAVNFCVFDLVKKSLPEEFQKKTEASLLTGLVSASLATLTCYPLDTVRRQMQMRGTPYKTVLDAIPGIVARDGLIGLYRGFLPNALKTLPNSSIRLTSYDMVKRLIVTSQKEFQRIVDENCSKQQQKAS; this is encoded by the exons ATGACCGAAGACCACCCCATTCTCTCATGGCGCCCCATCCCAGCCCTAACCCTAACCGCCTcccactctcactctcactcccTTGACCACGACCCCCTCTGGAAGACCGCGCACCTCACTTACGGCGTCTCCACCGCCGCCGGCACTGGAATTCGCTGTAAATTCGCATGCCTCTCCGTGGCGGAGAAGCGCGAGCAACACAAGGAGTTCGCGCCTTCGGCCGCTCAGCTCCTGAAGCATCCGCTGGCCATAATCGCTTGCGTCCCCAAGGACGTCGCGCTGTTCTGCGCCGGAGCTGTTGCCGGTGCGGCGGCTAAGACTGTCACGGCGCCGCTCGACCGCATCAAGATTCTTATGCAG ACTCATGGGGTGCGAGTTGGGCAAGCAAGTGCTAAGAAGGCTATTGGTTTTGTTGAG GCCGTAGCAATGATAGGGAAGGAAGAAGGGCTTAAAGGGTACTGGAAAGGCAACCTTCCTCAG GTGATACGGATTATCCCTTATAGTGCTGTTCAGCTTTTTGCTTATGAAGCTTACAAG AAATTCTTTACTGGAAAAGATGGTGAGCTCTCTCTTCTTGGAAGACTAGCAGCAGGGGCTTGTGCAGGGATGACATCCACTTTT GTCACATATCCATTAGATGTCCTGAGGTTACGGTTAGCAGTTGAACCAGGGTGCCGAACTATGACTGAG ATTGCCTTAAACATGCTAAGAGAGGAAGGATTTGCATCCTTCTATTATGGTCTTGGACCTTCTCTTATTGGAATAGCTCCATATATTGCTGTCAACTTTTGCGTTTTTGACTT GGTGAAAAAGTCTTTACCAGAGGAATTTCAAAAGAAAACTGAAGCATCTCTCTTGACGGGTTTGGTGTCAGCTTCCCTTGCCACACTCACGTGCTATCCTTTAGACACTGTGAGAAGACAAATGCAAATGAGGGGCACTCCATACAAGACGGTTTTGGATGCAATTCCAG GCATCGTGGCTCGTGATGGACTGATAGGCTTGTATAGGGGTTTCTTGCCTAATGCTTTGAAAACTCTACCAAACAGCAG CATTAGGCTTACCTCTTACGACATGGTCAAACGTCTAATTGTGACCAGTCAGAAGGAGTTTCAGCGAATTGTGGACGAAAATTGCAGTAAACAACAGCAGAAGGCTAGCTGA